One segment of Pasteurella skyensis DNA contains the following:
- a CDS encoding ESPR-type extended signal peptide-containing protein has protein sequence MNNIYKVVFNAVTQTFVAVSELAKGRTKTQASKTNKPQLKQAGTFLPKFAKIALAISMLSIFSSQAMAVTDAEFNALKARLEKLEGINNTATGNNAGVIFGKNNKATENRAVVIGGQNNVATSVDSVVIGGKHNSATGQHSVAMGDVSLASGRASFAGGGSLANWAQIDEIAKNLESKTIDDYADILSTDEKDKINAGTATTEEKALMKIKIAKSQSFLNVGAVASGESAFAFGTAARAEGIRSFALGENNRALANNSVALGGSDNTAEGAHSIAIGSAGIASGFTAITLGYGAQAEGVGSLATGGVYNSPLDQFVLRNDFDTVKAKYSEAFTPEDITEINAITDKKLQKKAIYRKLASFKGKNGGKAYTAGSMALGTGTVAGVKGGDQEAVAMGYRAKAIKDKTLALGFDAVANNANSVALGQGAETKASDDIAGATVSGIQYGNFAGTPNGVVSIGKEGAEKQLVNVAAGAVTATSTDAINGSQLFATNTVLGNVAKSVKNNFGGNAAIDENGNITFTDIGGTGKGTIHEAIGDVKTAADAAKLRSLLNKIKLNNKADKNAGNLSDTDIAAWTTKLNTGADLTTPTGKLVTDTQVKTALDTKLDSNAITSSDQSISIDTTTTAGKVDLKVNVDNSTLEVANGKVSVKNGGISTDKLANDAVTEAKIADALLTELKAKSREKVQGTSKEIVVTANNADENADGRVFTVALADEVKAKLDNLATNPNTTYLNREGSNIGGNKAIFGKNVGKSIISDANGTQLVQEKAVKAYVDAVDTKVTDLGTTVTSLGDTLTTEITKVGKTSKEEVKVVADSGITVATTPATDEKGAIFTLDLDAAKVKDITGTTNLATEYLKVDGSNMGGDAAKSTFGSVVGKAVIDDENGTQLVQEKAVKTYVDTAIDKVGKAKDGKDGYIGVDGKDGINGVGIDGKDGISVKGAKGEVGINGNDGISIKGEDGKDGSIGLSGKDGITVKGKDGKDGVTIRGEDGANGTNGVIGLNGHDGIDGQNGKAVSADIKVVNGRPGVDGTDGLTRVVYEDKAGVTHTVATFDDGLVFKGDVGEKVTRKLNDTLNIKGGVTAADKLTDNNIGVVNDGANGLAVKLAKELTGLNSIVFGAAKGDNVVSISAEGVNAGGKRITNVGDATADTDAVNYKQLKAIETAVVNAGAGLKFTGNTADEVAVAAGNTLVVEGQKGSCHNG, from the coding sequence ATGAATAACATCTATAAAGTTGTGTTTAACGCAGTAACACAAACCTTCGTCGCCGTTAGCGAATTAGCCAAAGGCAGAACAAAAACGCAGGCATCAAAAACCAATAAACCCCAATTAAAACAAGCGGGTACATTCTTACCAAAATTTGCAAAAATTGCTTTGGCAATTTCAATGTTGTCTATATTTAGTTCACAGGCAATGGCTGTCACTGATGCAGAATTTAACGCATTAAAAGCAAGATTAGAAAAATTAGAGGGTATAAACAATACTGCTACAGGGAATAATGCTGGAGTAATCTTCGGAAAGAATAACAAAGCTACAGAAAATAGAGCAGTGGTTATCGGAGGACAAAATAACGTAGCAACATCGGTTGATTCTGTGGTTATCGGAGGAAAACATAACTCAGCAACAGGGCAACATTCTGTCGCTATGGGCGATGTTTCATTAGCCTCTGGTAGGGCTTCTTTCGCAGGTGGTGGTTCACTTGCTAACTGGGCACAAATTGACGAAATTGCAAAAAATCTAGAGTCCAAAACAATCGATGACTATGCAGATATTTTATCAACAGATGAGAAAGATAAAATAAACGCTGGCACTGCAACCACTGAAGAAAAAGCATTAATGAAAATCAAGATAGCAAAATCACAATCATTCTTAAATGTAGGTGCTGTTGCTTCTGGTGAGAGTGCATTTGCATTTGGAACAGCTGCGAGAGCAGAAGGGATACGGTCATTTGCTCTTGGTGAAAATAATAGAGCATTAGCAAATAATAGTGTGGCTTTGGGTGGCTCAGATAATACAGCTGAGGGAGCCCATTCTATAGCAATTGGTTCTGCTGGGATTGCCTCAGGATTTACTGCCATAACTTTAGGCTATGGTGCACAGGCTGAGGGCGTAGGATCATTGGCTACTGGTGGTGTGTATAATAGTCCATTAGATCAATTCGTTTTACGTAATGATTTTGATACCGTTAAAGCTAAATACAGCGAAGCCTTTACGCCAGAAGATATAACAGAAATCAATGCGATAACAGATAAAAAGTTACAAAAGAAAGCAATTTATAGAAAATTAGCGTCGTTTAAAGGAAAAAATGGTGGTAAAGCCTATACAGCAGGTTCAATGGCACTCGGAACAGGAACAGTTGCTGGTGTGAAAGGTGGAGACCAAGAGGCTGTGGCAATGGGTTACCGTGCTAAAGCTATTAAAGACAAAACCCTTGCTCTAGGTTTTGATGCTGTTGCAAATAATGCAAATTCAGTGGCATTAGGTCAAGGTGCAGAAACCAAAGCTTCCGACGATATTGCAGGGGCAACGGTAAGTGGTATTCAATATGGCAACTTTGCAGGTACACCAAATGGCGTAGTGTCAATTGGTAAAGAAGGTGCTGAAAAACAGTTAGTGAATGTAGCTGCGGGTGCTGTGACAGCAACCTCAACCGATGCTATTAACGGTTCGCAACTGTTTGCAACTAATACCGTATTAGGTAATGTCGCAAAATCAGTTAAAAACAACTTTGGTGGTAATGCAGCAATAGATGAAAATGGCAATATTACTTTCACCGATATCGGTGGTACAGGTAAAGGCACGATTCACGAAGCCATTGGTGATGTAAAAACAGCCGCTGATGCAGCAAAACTGAGATCGCTTCTAAATAAAATTAAACTAAATAACAAAGCGGATAAAAACGCGGGTAATTTAAGTGATACAGATATTGCCGCTTGGACAACTAAGTTAAACACAGGCGCAGATTTAACCACGCCAACAGGCAAGTTAGTTACCGATACGCAAGTTAAAACAGCGTTAGATACTAAACTTGATTCCAATGCTATTACGAGTTCAGATCAATCTATCAGCATTGATACGACAACAACAGCAGGAAAAGTTGACTTAAAAGTCAATGTGGATAACTCAACTCTTGAAGTGGCAAATGGCAAAGTGTCAGTTAAAAATGGCGGTATTTCAACGGATAAACTAGCTAATGATGCGGTGACAGAAGCTAAGATTGCGGATGCGTTATTAACAGAGTTAAAAGCGAAATCACGTGAAAAAGTTCAAGGCACATCAAAAGAGATCGTCGTCACTGCGAATAACGCCGATGAAAATGCGGATGGCAGAGTATTTACTGTTGCCTTAGCGGATGAAGTGAAAGCTAAATTAGATAATTTAGCGACTAACCCAAATACAACCTATCTTAATAGAGAAGGTTCAAACATTGGTGGCAACAAAGCAATCTTTGGAAAAAATGTGGGTAAATCTATCATCAGTGATGCTAATGGTACACAACTCGTTCAAGAGAAAGCGGTAAAAGCTTATGTTGATGCCGTTGACACTAAAGTGACAGATTTAGGTACTACGGTAACTAGTTTAGGTGATACATTAACTACTGAAATCACAAAAGTAGGCAAAACCTCGAAAGAAGAAGTGAAAGTGGTAGCTGATAGTGGAATTACTGTCGCAACCACGCCAGCAACGGATGAAAAAGGTGCTATCTTCACTTTAGATTTAGATGCAGCGAAAGTGAAAGACATCACTGGAACCACTAACCTTGCAACAGAATACTTAAAAGTAGACGGTTCTAATATGGGTGGTGACGCCGCTAAATCTACCTTCGGTTCGGTAGTAGGTAAAGCTGTCATTGATGATGAAAATGGCACTCAGCTTGTTCAAGAGAAAGCGGTTAAAACCTATGTTGATACAGCGATTGATAAAGTTGGAAAAGCCAAAGACGGTAAAGACGGTTATATCGGCGTTGACGGCAAAGACGGCATAAATGGTGTTGGCATTGACGGAAAAGACGGTATTTCAGTTAAAGGTGCTAAAGGTGAAGTGGGTATCAACGGAAACGATGGTATTTCTATTAAAGGCGAAGACGGCAAAGATGGCTCAATCGGCTTAAGTGGAAAAGACGGTATTACCGTTAAAGGAAAAGACGGTAAAGATGGCGTCACTATCAGAGGTGAAGATGGTGCGAATGGAACCAACGGAGTAATCGGACTTAATGGCCACGATGGTATTGACGGTCAAAATGGAAAAGCTGTTTCAGCCGACATCAAAGTGGTTAATGGTAGACCAGGCGTTGATGGAACAGATGGTTTAACACGCGTTGTTTACGAAGATAAAGCAGGCGTCACACATACTGTTGCAACCTTTGATGATGGCTTAGTGTTTAAAGGTGATGTGGGTGAGAAAGTCACTCGTAAGCTCAATGACACCTTAAATATTAAAGGTGGCGTAACAGCGGCAGATAAACTGACGGATAACAATATTGGTGTGGTTAACGATGGTGCGAATGGTTTAGCGGTTAAACTGGCAAAAGAATTAACAGGCTTAAATTCAATCGTATTTGGTGCAGCGAAAGGAGATAATGTTGTTTCCATCTCTGCTGAAGGTGTGAATGCAGGTGGTAAGAGAATAACCAATGTAGGGGACGCCACAGCAGATACCGATGCAGTTAACTACAAACAGTTAAAAGCTATCGAAACAGCGGTTGTTAATGCAGGTGCAGGACTGAAATTCACAGGTAATACCGCAGATGAAGTTGCTGTTGCTGCAGGTAATACTTTAGTCGTTGAAGGACAAAAAGGAAGTTGCCACAATGGATGA
- a CDS encoding YadA family autotransporter adhesin: MDDGLVFVGDTGTKGIKLNDTLNIKGGVTAANKLTDGNIGVVASADGLALKLAKELTGISSIANTAGGGKLTLSDTDHSVSVNGGRITNLGDATADTDAVNYKQLKALNSGKGIDVTKWQEAILPTISFFSGSTGTGANYKQGNTEEKFDLSKLAFDFGDGLKVEKQQSKDGKQIAHITLDKDVLKNDPNFKGAKGDDGAAGADGADGQSAYEIWKALPGNDAKTQDDFLAALKGAKGDKGDKGDAGNGNGGNGAEIKVAVTDDVVLDKDNLSKEEVVSNNGALSIKVGKNLNAKTVMNGNDKQLVISTTPEIKVDKVTVGNITLNQSGLTVKEGTDVNINMGGNQIHNIKAGTAPTDAVNVSQLNEVKNSVVNVANKLNDVEKGANEGISSAMAAAGLPQASLPVRSMVSAAGSTYKGAVGLAIGVSTVSDNGRWIIKGSVNSNSSGDVGATLGAGYQW, encoded by the coding sequence ATGGATGATGGTTTAGTTTTTGTAGGTGATACGGGAACTAAAGGTATTAAACTAAATGACACCTTAAATATCAAAGGTGGTGTAACAGCGGCAAATAAACTGACTGATGGCAACATCGGAGTGGTAGCAAGTGCAGATGGTTTAGCACTTAAATTAGCGAAAGAGCTCACAGGTATTTCGTCAATTGCTAACACAGCAGGTGGTGGAAAACTTACATTGAGTGATACAGACCATAGCGTATCAGTAAATGGAGGTAGAATTACCAATTTAGGCGATGCCACAGCAGATACCGATGCAGTTAACTACAAACAGTTAAAAGCACTGAACAGTGGTAAAGGTATTGATGTCACTAAATGGCAAGAAGCAATATTACCAACCATTAGCTTCTTTAGTGGTAGCACGGGTACGGGAGCAAATTATAAACAGGGTAATACTGAAGAAAAATTTGACTTAAGTAAACTTGCCTTTGACTTTGGTGATGGCTTAAAAGTGGAGAAACAACAAAGCAAAGACGGTAAACAAATCGCCCATATCACGTTAGATAAGGACGTATTGAAAAATGACCCTAACTTTAAAGGTGCGAAAGGTGATGACGGTGCCGCTGGTGCGGATGGCGCCGATGGTCAATCTGCTTATGAGATTTGGAAAGCATTGCCAGGTAATGACGCTAAAACACAAGATGACTTCTTAGCTGCTTTAAAAGGTGCAAAAGGCGACAAGGGTGACAAAGGCGATGCAGGCAATGGAAATGGAGGCAATGGTGCTGAAATCAAGGTTGCTGTAACAGACGATGTTGTATTAGACAAGGATAATCTCTCAAAAGAGGAAGTCGTGAGCAACAATGGTGCCTTAAGCATTAAAGTTGGTAAAAACCTTAACGCAAAAACGGTGATGAATGGTAATGATAAACAGCTGGTTATTTCCACCACACCGGAAATCAAAGTGGATAAAGTCACTGTGGGCAATATCACCTTAAACCAATCCGGTTTAACAGTGAAAGAGGGTACTGATGTCAATATTAATATGGGTGGAAACCAAATCCACAATATTAAAGCCGGTACTGCGCCAACAGATGCGGTGAATGTTTCACAGCTTAATGAGGTGAAAAACTCTGTGGTTAATGTGGCTAATAAACTAAATGATGTCGAGAAAGGTGCGAATGAGGGTATCTCCAGTGCAATGGCTGCCGCTGGATTGCCTCAAGCTTCTTTACCAGTTCGTAGTATGGTTTCTGCAGCAGGATCAACCTATAAAGGTGCCGTAGGTCTTGCAATAGGAGTTTCAACAGTTTCTGATAACGGAAGATGGATCATCAAAGGTTCGGTAAACTCGAACTCTAGTGGTGATGTTGGAGCAACCTTAGGTGCAGGTTACCAATGGTAA
- a CDS encoding ORF6N domain-containing protein, with amino-acid sequence MNKITEHFDIKSKIYTIRAKQVMLDRDLALLYGVETRTFNQAVKRNIKRFPSDFMFQLNEREFENWRSQFVISNSDKMGLRYIPYAFTEQGVSMLSAILKSETAINISVKIIREFVQMRQTISNNQLLLQQLETLEKRQVTFEITTDNKFNQLFKALESKDHIQQQGSFFNGQIFDAHKFVSDLIRKAQKNIVLIDNYIDDSTLTLFQKNQNVSVTIYTHSISKTIKLDLEKYNQQYKKIAIKRNKNFHDRFLIIDDKDIYLIGASLKDLGKKVFGFSLLKDIDVNFYKKMTA; translated from the coding sequence ATGAATAAAATAACAGAACATTTTGATATTAAATCAAAAATCTACACAATAAGAGCTAAACAAGTGATGTTAGATAGGGATTTAGCATTGCTTTATGGTGTTGAGACAAGAACATTTAATCAAGCTGTTAAGAGAAATATAAAAAGGTTTCCTTCTGATTTTATGTTTCAATTAAATGAACGGGAATTTGAAAATTGGAGATCACAATTTGTGATCTCCAATTCGGATAAAATGGGGCTACGATATATACCCTATGCTTTTACAGAGCAAGGTGTATCAATGCTTAGTGCTATTTTAAAGAGTGAGACGGCTATCAATATAAGCGTTAAAATTATTAGAGAATTTGTACAAATGCGTCAAACTATTTCTAATAATCAGTTATTGTTACAACAATTAGAAACGCTAGAAAAAAGACAAGTTACTTTTGAAATTACAACAGACAATAAATTTAATCAACTTTTCAAAGCATTAGAAAGCAAAGATCACATTCAACAACAAGGCAGTTTCTTTAATGGTCAAATTTTTGATGCCCATAAATTTGTCTCAGATTTAATCAGAAAAGCACAGAAAAATATTGTATTAATTGATAATTATATTGATGATTCAACCTTAACCCTTTTTCAGAAAAACCAAAATGTAAGCGTAACTATTTACACTCATTCAATCAGCAAAACCATAAAACTTGATTTAGAGAAATATAATCAACAATATAAAAAAATAGCGATTAAACGCAATAAAAATTTTCACGATAGATTTTTAATTATTGATGATAAAGATATTTACCTGATTGGTGCCAGTTTAAAAGATTTAGGTAAAAAAGTGTTTGGTTTTTCGTTATTAAAAGATATTGATGTAAATTTTTATAAAAAAATGACCGCTTGA